The genomic window TGCTACTGGCCGAGGAATGTGCCGAGCCTGTGGATGAAGCACGCCACGAAGCGCGGGTGCTGGAACCCTGCAGTGTTGCCCAGAGCCTGGTGCGCATTCAGGACCGTGGTCAGGTAGCGGTGGATCCCAACGCCATTCCGCTGGCCGAGGCCGAGTTTATTCTCTCCGCCGGCAACGGTATTCGCGACTGGGATCAGTTCCACCAGGCGGCCGAACTGCTGGGTGCCACGGAAGGGGCCAGCCGCGTGGTGGTGGACGATGGCTTTATGCCACGCCCGCGCCAGGTGGGTGCCTCAGGTACCTGGGTTACCGCACGGGTCTATCTGGCCGTGGGTATCTCGGGTGCGATTCAGCACATGCAGGGTATTGGCCAGTGCGACAAGGTCGTGGCCATCAACCTGGATGCCGGCTGTGACATGGTCAAGCGCGCGGATCTGAGCGTGATTGGTGACAGTCATGCAGTGCTGCAGCACCTGATAGAGCTGGCGCAGGACTACCGGCTCGGAGCGGCTGAAAATGCAGCCTGAACAGACTGACCGCAACGGGAGGGTCGAACATGTCATCTGATCTCAATATCGTTGCCCTGGTGTCTATCGGGCAGCACCCCAAGTCGGGCCGTGCGCGCCGCGCCGAGCAGGATGCACGCGCCGTGGAGCTGGGTCTGCGTCTGGCCGGTGAGCGGGTGCAGGTACTGCATGCCGGTGATGCGGCGGATGAGTCTCTGCGCCAGTATGCCGGCATGGGGCTGAAAAGCCTGCGGATACTGCAGCAGTCGGCGGATGCCGATGCGGTGGTGGCCCTCGGCGATTACCTTAATGAGCATCGCCCCGATGTGGTGCTGACCGGGGTGCGCGCCGAAAGCGGCGAGTCTTCCGGCATGGCGCCTTATCTGCTGGCCGAGAAACTGGGCTGGCCGCTGGTGACACGTATTGCCGATATCGTCAGCATAGAAAACGGTGAAGCACAGATTCTGCAGGCGTTACCGCGCGGGCAGCGCCGGGCCATTCAGGTGCGTCTGCCTTTCGTGGCCAGTGTTGATATGGCGGCGACGGCAGGGCGCCAGAGTGCCTATGGGCCGGGTCGCCGTGCGCAGCTTGAGGCCATGCCCTGGGTTGAAACCGCCGATAGCGAACGTACCCAGTGGCAGCATGCACCTGCGCGCAAGCGGCCAAAACGCCTCAAGAAGGTCAAGGCCACGACGGCTGCCGAGCGTTTCAAGGCGGCCACGGCCAAGTCTCAGGGCACCGGCGGGCGCATTATCAAGGATCAGCCAGCGGTAGAACAGGCGCAGGCCATTTTTGATCTGCTGCTCGAAGAGGGCGTGATTCGATAATTGTCGTTATTGCGACAGTTACCGATTAATAGTCGGTAACTGTCGTAAAAAGAATATCCGGTGACGAATTCAGACATTCCACTTAAGTAAATCAGCGGTATTATCTTTCCACGGTGGCGCAGGTTATATCTGCTCAGGGTGAACTCACCATTCACCGGATATTCCTGTTATCACTGTTATCGTATTGCTCCAGAGGAGCTGCAGTTAGGTCGCTTATTCGACTTTCTCCAGCGTCCGTTAGGCTCAGGTGTTTGCAATATTCACCTTCATCTTGTGTACCAATTACGGCTTTTATCCGGGCACTTGCCCGGATTTTTTTATACATGGACCTATTTATCGTTATTTGCTCCTGCAATAACGAATTTTCCGCCATCCAGCTTCAGAAATAGAGTTTCAGGACGGAGTCGGCGACGCAGACGATGCGCCCCGAGCCCTCGACCTCCACCTTGATCTGGTTAACCATTTCCACGCTGCGCTTGGACGGTACCAGGGACTGAAGGCTGGTGCGGGCGCGGATTCGGCTGCCAGCCTTGACCGGATGCGGGAAACGAACCTGGTTGAGGCCGCAGTTGATTACCATGCGGGCCTCGGGGTAGGGGGGCCTTTGCGGATTGACGGTATCGGTCAGGTCCGGCAATAGCGACAGGATCAGAAAGCCGTGGGCGATGGTGCCACCGAAGGGTGATTCGTTGCGGGCACGTTCCGGGTCTGTGTGAATCCACTGGCGGTCCCCCGTCACATCGGCGAAACGGTCGATGCGCGACTGATCGATCGTCATCCAGTGACCGACGAACAGTTCATGGCCGATGTGCGCCTGCCACTCGTGATAGAAGTCGGCCACCTTGGGGTTCTTCACGGCCTGCAGGTCGCGACCGCCGGCAGGGTCGAGAATCAGATGGATTCTCGACACCCAGGAGTTGTTCA from Marinobacterium aestuarii includes these protein-coding regions:
- a CDS encoding electron transfer flavoprotein subunit beta, which gives rise to MSSDLNIVALVSIGQHPKSGRARRAEQDARAVELGLRLAGERVQVLHAGDAADESLRQYAGMGLKSLRILQQSADADAVVALGDYLNEHRPDVVLTGVRAESGESSGMAPYLLAEKLGWPLVTRIADIVSIENGEAQILQALPRGQRRAIQVRLPFVASVDMAATAGRQSAYGPGRRAQLEAMPWVETADSERTQWQHAPARKRPKRLKKVKATTAAERFKAATAKSQGTGGRIIKDQPAVEQAQAIFDLLLEEGVIR
- a CDS encoding MaoC family dehydratase; translated protein: MDVFEYIREKERSIRVRLGRLDLKNTSDAHLRQLSYFISHSLNNTLNNSWVSRIHLILDPAGGRDLQAVKNPKVADFYHEWQAHIGHELFVGHWMTIDQSRIDRFADVTGDRQWIHTDPERARNESPFGGTIAHGFLILSLLPDLTDTVNPQRPPYPEARMVINCGLNQVRFPHPVKAGSRIRARTSLQSLVPSKRSVEMVNQIKVEVEGSGRIVCVADSVLKLYF